In Thermospira aquatica, the following proteins share a genomic window:
- a CDS encoding LacI family DNA-binding transcriptional regulator — translation MAQTHKKVTIYDVARLAGVTAATVSRVINGKANVAHETRERVLKAIEELNYYPSPLASGLHSHQSNQIGVLVPFFFGEFFYKVLSHISQVIPFPYELVLYDAATPEIKTHTLQKIFGEKKLNGLIVISLPLLKEEAFLAMQSGLPLVLLDNVHPSFPSVYFDNVMGMFHATQHLIKLGHRRIALINGAHEDPFHLEVAKHRHEGYRLAFDMARIPFDPGIMFVNDWSRAGARFIAHKILKMKNRPTAIMCTSDLQAIGVLEACKEAGVAVPEEISVMGYDDMDFADFFGLTTVQQSFQTIAKIALDMLMERINQPGSKPEKVALMPTLIVRKTTRELV, via the coding sequence ATGGCACAGACTCACAAAAAGGTTACCATTTATGACGTTGCCAGGCTTGCCGGTGTAACGGCAGCTACTGTGTCTCGTGTTATCAACGGCAAAGCGAATGTTGCCCATGAGACAAGAGAAAGGGTGCTCAAGGCTATTGAGGAGCTTAACTATTATCCCTCCCCCCTTGCCTCCGGGCTTCATTCTCATCAATCCAATCAGATAGGGGTTCTCGTGCCGTTTTTCTTTGGTGAATTTTTTTACAAGGTACTTTCCCATATTTCTCAGGTGATACCTTTCCCTTATGAGTTGGTGCTTTATGACGCAGCTACCCCGGAGATCAAGACCCACACTCTTCAGAAGATTTTCGGTGAGAAAAAACTGAACGGTCTCATTGTGATTTCTCTTCCCCTTCTCAAAGAAGAAGCTTTTCTTGCCATGCAGTCAGGGCTCCCCCTTGTGCTCCTTGATAATGTACACCCCTCGTTTCCCTCTGTTTACTTTGATAATGTGATGGGGATGTTTCATGCCACCCAGCATCTTATCAAACTGGGACATAGGCGGATTGCTCTTATCAATGGTGCCCATGAAGATCCCTTTCATCTTGAGGTAGCAAAACATCGGCACGAGGGATATCGACTTGCCTTTGATATGGCAAGGATACCCTTTGATCCGGGGATTATGTTTGTCAATGACTGGTCGAGAGCTGGCGCAAGATTTATTGCTCACAAGATTCTCAAGATGAAAAACCGACCCACGGCTATTATGTGCACCAGTGATCTCCAGGCGATTGGTGTTCTGGAAGCGTGTAAGGAAGCGGGTGTGGCTGTGCCGGAGGAGATCTCAGTCATGGGATATGATGATATGGATTTTGCCGACTTTTTTGGTCTTACGACAGTGCAACAGTCTTTTCAAACGATTGCTAAAATAGCCCTTGATATGCTTATGGAGCGGATAAATCAACCCGGGAGTAAGCCTGAGAAGGTTGCGCTCATGCCTACCCTTATCGTGAGGAAAACCACACGAGAACTGGTTTAG
- a CDS encoding SpoIID/LytB domain-containing protein — MERLLYTLCWNLLVLIFVVTGCSSSTLPPSDPLEEKMPVLRVLIMENVTSCMVSFPSSFVFQSGNYQETGRGRVSLSIESNYLVINGVFLQDSSCRFVTEGFRTRQGSYRGNLFVLLTNSQILLINEIDIENYLYSVVPSEVSPEWPKEALKAQAVAARTYALYEMVNSRQKNLPFDVYADTRSQVYKGDSAEHRSTSLAVDETRGEVIRYQGRIIPAYFHASSGGFTENSEEVFGTLWPYLRSVPSPYYKVYPQYEWKLEVPLSTLSKKLGMASIKQVEVVERTPSQRLKLVQFTDEAGRILKVPGTNLRTMLGYTAMKSTRANIRLEEEKLVIYGVGYGHGVGMAQWDAYGMALAGKSYREILGFFYIGTQIDRLW, encoded by the coding sequence ATGGAGCGATTGTTGTACACCCTTTGCTGGAATCTTTTGGTGTTGATTTTTGTAGTGACAGGCTGTTCTTCAAGTACCCTTCCTCCCTCAGATCCTCTCGAAGAAAAGATGCCTGTCCTTCGCGTTCTTATTATGGAAAATGTAACGTCTTGTATGGTTTCTTTTCCCTCGAGTTTTGTGTTTCAGAGTGGGAATTATCAGGAAACAGGACGGGGAAGGGTAAGTCTTTCTATTGAGAGCAATTACCTTGTTATTAATGGGGTTTTTCTCCAGGATTCCTCCTGCCGTTTTGTGACGGAGGGTTTCCGCACCCGGCAAGGAAGTTATCGAGGAAATCTTTTTGTTCTCTTGACAAACTCGCAGATTCTTCTCATTAACGAGATAGATATAGAGAACTACCTCTACAGTGTGGTGCCTTCTGAAGTTTCTCCAGAATGGCCCAAAGAGGCTCTCAAGGCTCAAGCTGTAGCTGCAAGAACCTATGCTCTGTACGAAATGGTCAATAGTCGGCAGAAAAATCTTCCCTTTGACGTGTATGCTGATACCAGATCCCAGGTGTATAAAGGAGATTCTGCTGAACACCGTTCCACCTCACTGGCCGTTGATGAAACTCGCGGGGAGGTGATTCGTTACCAGGGGAGGATTATTCCGGCATATTTTCATGCCTCCAGTGGAGGTTTTACGGAAAACAGTGAAGAGGTTTTTGGAACTCTCTGGCCGTATCTTCGTTCTGTTCCTTCTCCTTACTACAAAGTCTACCCTCAATACGAATGGAAACTAGAGGTCCCTCTTTCCACTCTTTCAAAAAAGCTCGGGATGGCTTCCATCAAGCAAGTGGAAGTGGTGGAAAGAACCCCATCTCAGAGACTGAAGCTTGTCCAGTTTACCGACGAAGCAGGGCGCATACTTAAGGTTCCAGGGACTAACCTTAGAACGATGCTTGGGTATACCGCTATGAAAAGCACGCGTGCCAACATTCGTCTTGAAGAGGAGAAACTCGTTATTTATGGGGTAGGGTATGGGCATGGGGTAGGGATGGCTCAGTGGGATGCGTATGGTATGGCGCTCGCGGGCAAGTCGTATAGGGAGATTCTTGGTTTTTTCTACATCGGCACACAGATTGATAGACTCTGGTAA
- a CDS encoding glycerol-3-phosphate acyltransferase, producing MGISQLVLFTLGGFLIGSLPFAVWLGKLFLKKDVRHYGDHNPGATNVFRAGGRMVGVLAVILEIGKGALPATLAYHILGIRGWWLVLILLSPVMGHHLSPFLGFRGGKAVAATLGVWGAVTLGIIPASGGIVTFVLKFFLASDSWIVMVLCFANLVAGYFFGIWKEWELFAGFLLNWLILIWTHRKDLVSLPKIKKSSPTNTDL from the coding sequence ATGGGAATATCTCAACTTGTTCTATTCACTCTTGGGGGATTTTTGATAGGGAGTCTGCCCTTTGCTGTTTGGTTGGGAAAACTTTTTCTTAAAAAGGATGTTCGCCACTATGGAGACCACAATCCTGGAGCAACCAATGTCTTTCGTGCTGGAGGCCGTATGGTAGGAGTGCTTGCAGTTATTCTCGAGATAGGAAAAGGAGCCCTTCCTGCCACCCTGGCCTACCATATCCTCGGTATCCGTGGATGGTGGCTTGTTCTCATCCTTCTCAGCCCTGTTATGGGACACCATCTCTCTCCGTTTCTTGGATTTCGTGGGGGAAAAGCTGTTGCCGCGACCCTTGGGGTATGGGGTGCTGTCACCCTTGGAATTATTCCTGCAAGTGGTGGCATAGTCACCTTTGTTCTCAAATTTTTTCTTGCCTCTGACAGTTGGATAGTCATGGTGCTTTGCTTTGCCAACCTTGTTGCAGGGTATTTCTTCGGTATCTGGAAAGAATGGGAGCTTTTCGCAGGTTTTCTTTTGAACTGGCTCATACTTATCTGGACGCACCGAAAGGATCTCGTTTCTCTACCAAAAATCAAAAAAAGCTCACCCACAAACACCGATTTGTAG
- a CDS encoding ABC-F family ATP-binding cassette domain-containing protein, with the protein MIAIENVSKSYGGQKLFTGVSFTIHPRERIGLCGRNGSGKTTLLRILAGEEEPDTGRVVFPREYRVGYLKQHHTWHFSTVVEELCHHIPGEEKPRYQAEKLLHGLGFSQEMITLSPDQLSGGYQMRLALACVLIAEPNLLLLDEPTNYLDIVSIRFLKNLLRGWKGELVVISHDRDFLDDIITHTLYIHRQRARKMEGETEKMYQQIALEEEVYEKTRIHEEKKRQQIELFISRFRAKARLASQAKSRARMLAKMEKKEKLEKLPELDFHFSYATTTAKILLEVENLSFGYDRPLFQKLSFRVEKGECVAVVGRNGQGKTTLLEVLRGNKKPWTGTISYHPQAVTHFFGQSEVDKLHPDHTIEEEILTAMENRDRTQARTIAGLMLFEGELAEKTLKVLSGGERHRVLLGKLLARPANLLLLDEPTNHLDMDATDALLAALDQFPGGIVLVTHNESFLRVLATKFIIFDEGKVRIFEGTYDDFLEKIGWAWETEDKKTPPQEVKKNTRQKRAEIVQEKSRLLRPLQKQLETLEQYIISLEEKKNHFHTLLLEASATSHAENLRIYGKSLKEIDEELQKAYEDYYNLATEVEEKQKWYEQKLEEIDSL; encoded by the coding sequence ATGATAGCAATAGAAAATGTTTCCAAGTCCTATGGAGGACAGAAACTCTTTACAGGGGTTTCTTTTACCATTCATCCCAGGGAACGGATAGGTCTCTGTGGTCGCAATGGAAGTGGGAAAACCACATTACTCCGCATTCTAGCAGGAGAGGAAGAACCAGACACAGGGAGAGTAGTGTTCCCAAGAGAGTATCGGGTGGGATATCTCAAACAACACCACACCTGGCATTTTTCTACCGTGGTAGAAGAACTCTGTCACCACATCCCGGGGGAGGAAAAACCACGCTACCAGGCTGAGAAACTTCTCCATGGACTGGGATTTAGCCAGGAGATGATAACTCTCTCACCAGATCAGCTCTCGGGAGGATACCAGATGCGACTTGCTCTGGCGTGTGTGTTGATAGCTGAACCAAATCTTTTACTCCTCGACGAACCAACCAACTACCTGGATATTGTTTCCATCCGTTTTCTTAAGAATCTTCTTCGAGGATGGAAAGGAGAGCTGGTCGTTATCTCCCATGATAGAGACTTTCTTGATGACATTATTACCCACACCCTGTATATTCATCGTCAACGAGCGCGCAAAATGGAGGGAGAAACAGAGAAAATGTACCAGCAAATTGCCCTCGAAGAAGAAGTGTATGAGAAAACACGTATCCACGAGGAGAAGAAACGTCAGCAGATAGAGCTCTTTATCAGCCGTTTCCGGGCAAAAGCCCGTCTTGCCAGTCAGGCCAAATCTCGAGCCCGCATGCTTGCAAAGATGGAAAAAAAAGAAAAACTTGAAAAACTTCCTGAACTTGACTTTCATTTTTCCTATGCAACAACAACAGCCAAGATTCTCCTCGAGGTAGAAAACCTCTCTTTTGGTTATGACAGGCCACTTTTTCAAAAGCTTTCATTTCGCGTAGAAAAGGGTGAGTGTGTGGCAGTGGTGGGCCGAAACGGCCAGGGGAAAACCACCCTTCTTGAGGTTTTGCGGGGCAATAAAAAACCCTGGACAGGCACCATCTCTTACCACCCACAAGCTGTGACGCATTTCTTTGGACAATCAGAAGTGGATAAACTCCACCCCGACCACACTATTGAGGAAGAAATTCTCACGGCCATGGAAAATCGGGACCGCACACAGGCAAGAACGATTGCCGGTCTTATGCTTTTTGAAGGGGAACTTGCCGAAAAAACTCTCAAGGTTCTCTCAGGGGGAGAACGCCACAGGGTTCTTTTAGGAAAGCTTCTTGCCAGACCAGCCAATCTTCTTCTCCTCGATGAACCCACCAACCACCTCGATATGGACGCTACTGATGCTCTTCTCGCTGCCCTGGACCAGTTTCCCGGGGGAATTGTCCTTGTAACCCACAATGAAAGTTTCCTCCGGGTCCTGGCAACAAAATTCATCATTTTTGATGAAGGAAAGGTGCGCATATTCGAAGGAACCTATGATGATTTCCTGGAAAAAATTGGCTGGGCATGGGAGACAGAAGACAAGAAAACACCCCCACAAGAAGTGAAAAAAAATACCCGTCAAAAAAGGGCAGAGATTGTGCAGGAAAAGTCCAGACTGTTACGACCTCTCCAGAAGCAACTGGAAACCCTCGAACAATACATCATCTCTCTCGAAGAGAAAAAAAACCATTTTCACACTCTCTTACTGGAAGCTTCTGCCACCTCTCATGCCGAAAACCTCCGCATTTATGGAAAATCCCTTAAAGAAATAGACGAAGAACTCCAAAAAGCCTATGAAGATTACTACAATCTCGCCACCGAGGTAGAAGAAAAGCAAAAATGGTACGAACAAAAACTTGAAGAGATTGATTCTCTGTAA
- a CDS encoding V-type ATP synthase subunit I, with the protein MVEKMQKLSCFIYHQEIERLLVDLQNLGLVHIETITTDDEELQNLERNKKLLDDALKILKSYLKPDKKLAQETITEDALSLAQRILKRNEEIQHLQAEIQSMERTLKEISVWGEFGPEDKAQLESLGLSIRFYVALESAFKKFSAEYPVEKINQIGKTVYFVAITPAGEEIDALKPYELAYRPLSMEMLEKEIAVREGTLSEYYVELEQLLSAIPLLEKEKLSIEDKLSYRLAEVSAIEEAEGTVRLLQGWFPKRKRTKIEALLQSYTVVYLIEDPQPGESVPVLLRNNAFSRLFEPILSLHSVPSYYEIDPTPLVAPFFAFFFGLCMADLGYGSIMLVITLLLVLLTRGNARRLAWLGVVFSLTTMISGWILNSFFGIQLTGVLPSELCSTVFFANINDAMAFSLMLGVLQLSIGLIVKVINKIRMEGFVYALHPLGTLSLLLGVLISMIAGLLPEGYAVGPFTIRSWVDALPQPLLTGNILALTGVVLILLFNNPQNKLWMRPLLGLWELYGTVTGLPGDILSYIRLFALGLSGGMLGSAFNQIALMARGDNPGILNWVGMILILVVGHGLNLALALLGAFVHPLRLTFLEFFKTMDYQGGGRRYEPFRHREYMEKE; encoded by the coding sequence ATGGTCGAAAAAATGCAAAAACTCTCGTGCTTTATCTATCATCAGGAGATTGAAAGGCTTCTTGTTGATCTCCAGAATCTTGGACTTGTTCATATTGAAACCATCACCACGGATGATGAGGAACTTCAAAACCTGGAAAGAAACAAAAAACTCCTCGATGATGCTCTCAAGATCCTCAAAAGCTACCTCAAACCAGACAAAAAACTTGCCCAGGAAACAATAACAGAGGATGCTCTCTCGCTTGCCCAACGTATTCTCAAGAGGAATGAAGAGATCCAGCACCTCCAGGCCGAGATTCAAAGTATGGAGAGAACTCTGAAAGAAATCTCCGTCTGGGGCGAATTTGGACCGGAAGACAAAGCACAACTCGAGTCTTTAGGTCTTTCCATCCGTTTTTATGTGGCTCTTGAGTCCGCTTTTAAGAAATTTTCTGCTGAGTATCCTGTGGAAAAGATCAACCAGATCGGGAAAACCGTATATTTCGTGGCTATCACCCCTGCAGGAGAGGAAATCGATGCTCTCAAACCCTATGAGCTTGCCTATAGACCCCTCTCAATGGAAATGCTCGAAAAGGAGATTGCCGTCCGTGAAGGAACCCTCTCAGAGTACTATGTTGAACTCGAACAACTCCTTTCGGCAATTCCTCTCCTTGAAAAAGAAAAACTTTCTATTGAGGATAAACTTTCCTACAGGCTTGCTGAGGTTTCAGCCATCGAAGAAGCAGAGGGAACGGTTCGCCTTCTCCAGGGATGGTTTCCCAAACGCAAACGGACAAAAATTGAAGCTCTGCTTCAGTCTTACACCGTTGTTTACCTCATCGAGGATCCCCAACCGGGCGAAAGTGTGCCTGTACTTCTCCGTAACAATGCCTTTAGTCGTCTCTTTGAGCCAATTCTTTCGCTTCACAGTGTACCATCATACTACGAGATAGATCCCACTCCCCTGGTTGCTCCTTTTTTTGCCTTTTTCTTTGGTCTTTGTATGGCAGATCTCGGTTATGGTTCGATCATGCTCGTTATTACCCTTCTTCTGGTACTTCTCACGAGGGGAAATGCTCGCAGGCTTGCCTGGTTAGGAGTGGTATTTAGTCTGACCACGATGATCTCGGGTTGGATACTCAATAGTTTCTTCGGGATTCAATTAACAGGGGTACTCCCTTCCGAGTTGTGCTCCACCGTATTCTTTGCGAACATCAACGATGCTATGGCATTCTCTCTGATGCTTGGTGTGCTGCAGCTTTCTATTGGGCTTATTGTAAAGGTCATAAACAAGATACGAATGGAAGGGTTTGTGTATGCTCTCCACCCTCTGGGTACACTCTCACTTCTGTTGGGCGTTCTGATTTCCATGATCGCAGGACTCCTCCCCGAAGGATATGCAGTTGGCCCATTTACCATACGGTCCTGGGTGGATGCTCTCCCCCAGCCTCTACTCACCGGGAATATCCTGGCACTCACCGGGGTGGTGCTTATCCTGCTCTTTAACAATCCCCAGAACAAACTCTGGATGAGACCTCTTCTGGGACTGTGGGAGTTGTATGGCACCGTAACCGGTCTCCCGGGAGACATTCTTTCGTACATTCGTCTCTTTGCTCTGGGACTCTCTGGTGGTATGCTGGGAAGTGCCTTCAACCAGATTGCGCTCATGGCTCGTGGGGATAATCCTGGTATACTGAACTGGGTGGGTATGATTCTTATCCTTGTGGTAGGACATGGGCTCAATCTGGCTCTGGCACTCCTGGGTGCTTTTGTTCATCCTTTGCGACTCACATTTCTGGAATTTTTTAAAACCATGGATTATCAGGGTGGTGGACGACGGTATGAGCCATTTCGACATAGAGAATACATGGAAAAGGAGTAG
- a CDS encoding V-type ATP synthase subunit D — protein sequence MAIKYQFNKLAMQALQKQIKIRQNALPTLKSKETALRLTVKHLKEEKEKINAEFHQTLAEMEANVRLWVEFPELLVMLEEIILTTQKIAGVKTPEFSNVKLKVQPYSLFLTPMWYTEGINQLEKLARILSRLKVTERKMEILEYARRKTTQKVNLYEKVQIPAYEEAIRKIKRFLEDVDNLEKSAQKITKQKVIEGGEA from the coding sequence ATGGCGATCAAGTATCAGTTTAACAAGCTGGCCATGCAGGCCCTGCAGAAACAGATCAAGATCCGCCAGAATGCCTTGCCGACGCTCAAAAGCAAGGAAACAGCCCTTCGTCTGACAGTAAAACACCTCAAAGAAGAAAAAGAAAAGATCAACGCTGAGTTTCATCAAACACTTGCTGAAATGGAAGCAAATGTCCGATTATGGGTTGAATTTCCTGAGCTTCTTGTCATGCTTGAGGAGATAATCCTCACGACTCAGAAGATCGCCGGGGTTAAGACACCAGAGTTTTCGAATGTAAAGCTCAAAGTCCAACCCTACTCCCTGTTTCTTACGCCGATGTGGTACACGGAAGGAATTAACCAGCTGGAGAAGCTGGCTCGTATCCTCTCCAGGCTCAAGGTGACCGAGCGAAAAATGGAGATCCTCGAATACGCACGGCGTAAAACCACACAAAAAGTAAACCTTTATGAAAAAGTCCAGATCCCGGCGTATGAAGAGGCTATACGAAAGATCAAGCGCTTCCTGGAGGATGTGGACAACCTCGAGAAATCAGCTCAGAAAATTACCAAACAAAAAGTCATCGAGGGTGGGGAGGCCTGA
- a CDS encoding V-type ATP synthase subunit B, with translation MSGQAFQKIYTKISKITKATCTLIAEGVSYEELAYVDGKPAQVVKIQGNEVTLQVFQGTAGIGTNAEVVFTGAPPKLKVSDQLAGRFFNAYGEPIDGGPEIEGEEREIGSPSVNPVRRKQPSELIATGIAGIDLNNTLVTGQKIPFFADPDQPYNIVMANVALRAKADKIILGGMGLSNDDYLYFKNLFDNAGALNKIVSFVNTTDQPPVERLLIPDMALTAAEYFAVDKNEKVLVLLTDMTLFADALAIVSNKMDQIPSKDSMPGSLYSDLAKIYEKAVQFPSGGSITIIAVTTLSGGDITHAIPDNTGYITEGQLFLRKDSDINKVIVDPFRSLSRLKQLVIGKKTRPDHPQVMNAAVRLYADAANAKTKRDNGFDLTDYDERCIQFAREYSEKLLAIDVNIAVDEMLDTAWELFAKYFNRNEVGIKQEFMDKYWKGK, from the coding sequence ATGAGCGGGCAGGCATTTCAAAAGATCTATACGAAAATAAGCAAAATCACCAAAGCAACATGTACGCTAATCGCTGAGGGTGTAAGTTATGAGGAACTGGCTTATGTGGATGGCAAGCCAGCCCAGGTGGTAAAAATTCAAGGCAACGAGGTTACTCTCCAGGTTTTCCAGGGAACAGCAGGGATCGGAACCAACGCGGAAGTGGTATTTACCGGGGCGCCACCCAAACTCAAGGTTTCAGATCAGCTGGCCGGCCGATTCTTTAACGCATACGGTGAACCGATTGATGGTGGCCCTGAGATCGAAGGAGAAGAACGAGAGATTGGGTCTCCTTCGGTAAACCCCGTCCGAAGAAAACAACCCTCAGAACTCATTGCCACAGGTATCGCGGGTATCGACCTCAACAATACCCTGGTAACGGGACAAAAGATTCCCTTCTTTGCCGATCCTGATCAACCTTACAACATTGTCATGGCAAATGTCGCCCTCCGAGCCAAAGCAGACAAGATCATCCTTGGGGGTATGGGGTTATCAAACGATGACTACCTCTACTTCAAAAATCTTTTTGACAACGCCGGAGCTCTCAATAAGATTGTCTCTTTCGTTAACACCACTGATCAGCCACCGGTGGAACGACTCCTCATCCCGGATATGGCTCTGACGGCAGCAGAATACTTTGCTGTAGACAAAAACGAAAAAGTCCTCGTACTTCTTACCGATATGACCCTGTTTGCTGACGCTCTCGCGATCGTCTCCAACAAGATGGACCAGATCCCCTCCAAGGACTCCATGCCAGGATCTCTCTACTCAGATCTCGCCAAGATATACGAAAAAGCCGTTCAATTTCCTTCGGGAGGTTCTATCACCATTATCGCGGTAACCACCCTCTCCGGTGGAGACATCACCCATGCTATTCCCGACAACACAGGATACATTACCGAAGGACAGCTCTTCCTGCGAAAGGACAGTGACATCAACAAGGTAATCGTTGATCCTTTCCGCTCCCTCTCCCGTCTCAAGCAGCTTGTGATCGGAAAGAAAACTCGCCCTGATCACCCCCAGGTGATGAACGCTGCCGTCCGTCTCTACGCAGATGCTGCCAATGCCAAGACCAAACGAGACAATGGTTTTGACCTTACCGATTATGATGAGCGTTGTATCCAGTTTGCCAGAGAATACTCTGAAAAACTTCTTGCCATTGATGTGAATATTGCTGTAGACGAAATGCTTGATACAGCATGGGAACTTTTTGCTAAATACTTTAACCGAAACGAAGTTGGTATCAAACAAGAATTCATGGATAAGTACTGGAAAGGAAAATAA
- a CDS encoding V-type ATP synthase subunit A yields MVKGKVKGIIANLVSVEVDGPVAQNEIAFIKMPDASLMSEVIKITGNIAYVQVFESTRGLKVGTEVEFSGHMLEVELGPGLLSKNFDGLQNDLDKKQGIFLRRGEYTEPLDKEARYDFKPIVKVGDTVQAGDWLGSVKENWIDHKIMVSFKLEGKWKVKSIVSEGNYRVKDTIATLENDEGETTEVTMVQRWPVKKELRCYREKPRPFKVLETGIRIIDTFNPMAEGGTGFIPGPFGCGKTVLQHAISKNAEADLILIAACGERANEVVEIFTEFPELIDPRTGRKLMERTTIICNTSNMPVAAREASVYTAMTIAEYYRNMGLKVLLLADSTSRWAQALREMSNRLEELPGPDAFPMDLPAVISNFYARAGMVYLNNGQTGSVTFIGTVSPAGGNLKEPVTESTKKAARCFYALAQARADSKRYPAIDPIESYSKYLEYPEIQEYLNKRLGSDWVSKVYNARNWTLRGKEAYDQITILGDDGVPIDYHVTYWKSETIDFVLYQQDAFDEIDAITPLERQKYMLDLITEILESEFEFNSFEEVGSYFKRLINIMKQMNYSPFKQEKFLQYEKELREAIAERRKNA; encoded by the coding sequence ATGGTCAAAGGAAAAGTAAAAGGTATTATCGCCAACCTGGTCTCGGTTGAAGTGGATGGTCCTGTAGCTCAGAACGAGATCGCTTTTATTAAGATGCCTGATGCCAGCCTGATGAGCGAAGTAATCAAAATCACGGGTAATATTGCGTATGTGCAGGTTTTTGAGTCCACCCGTGGGCTCAAAGTGGGTACGGAGGTAGAATTTAGCGGTCACATGCTCGAAGTAGAGCTTGGCCCGGGTCTCCTCTCCAAAAACTTTGACGGTCTCCAGAATGATCTTGATAAAAAACAGGGGATCTTTCTCCGCCGTGGTGAATACACCGAACCCCTTGACAAAGAAGCGAGATACGATTTCAAGCCTATCGTCAAGGTAGGTGACACTGTCCAGGCGGGAGATTGGCTTGGCTCCGTCAAGGAAAACTGGATTGATCACAAAATCATGGTTTCCTTCAAGCTTGAAGGTAAATGGAAAGTAAAATCCATCGTTTCCGAAGGAAATTATCGTGTAAAAGATACTATCGCTACCCTCGAAAACGACGAAGGTGAAACCACTGAAGTCACCATGGTTCAGCGCTGGCCCGTTAAAAAGGAACTCCGTTGTTACAGAGAAAAACCTCGCCCATTTAAGGTTCTTGAAACAGGTATTCGTATTATAGATACTTTTAACCCTATGGCAGAGGGAGGAACAGGCTTTATCCCTGGACCTTTTGGATGTGGTAAAACAGTGCTCCAGCACGCCATCTCCAAAAACGCCGAGGCTGATCTCATTCTCATTGCAGCGTGCGGTGAACGTGCTAACGAAGTGGTAGAAATATTTACCGAGTTCCCTGAGCTTATTGACCCACGGACAGGGCGTAAACTCATGGAACGAACAACTATCATCTGTAACACATCCAACATGCCTGTTGCAGCTCGTGAGGCTTCTGTCTATACCGCTATGACGATTGCTGAGTACTATCGTAACATGGGACTCAAAGTCCTTCTTCTGGCAGACTCAACCTCCCGATGGGCGCAGGCCCTTCGTGAGATGTCCAACCGTCTCGAGGAACTTCCTGGACCTGATGCTTTCCCCATGGATCTGCCAGCGGTCATCTCCAACTTCTACGCTCGCGCTGGGATGGTTTACCTGAACAATGGTCAAACAGGGTCGGTCACTTTTATCGGAACGGTATCTCCTGCCGGTGGAAACCTCAAAGAACCCGTCACAGAATCCACTAAAAAAGCCGCTCGTTGTTTTTATGCTCTGGCACAGGCACGAGCAGACTCCAAACGGTATCCTGCCATTGACCCTATAGAGAGTTACTCCAAATACCTTGAATATCCAGAAATTCAAGAATACCTCAACAAACGTCTCGGTTCGGACTGGGTTTCCAAGGTATACAACGCTCGAAACTGGACACTCCGGGGCAAGGAAGCGTACGATCAAATCACTATTCTCGGTGATGATGGTGTGCCCATTGACTATCATGTCACGTACTGGAAGTCAGAGACCATTGATTTTGTCCTTTATCAACAGGATGCCTTTGACGAAATTGATGCCATCACACCACTTGAACGTCAAAAGTACATGCTGGATCTTATCACCGAAATACTCGAGAGTGAGTTTGAATTTAACTCCTTTGAAGAGGTTGGCTCCTACTTCAAACGGCTTATCAATATCATGAAACAGATGAACTACAGCCCTTTCAAACAGGAGAAATTTTTGCAATATGAGAAAGAACTCCGTGAAGCTATCGCAGAAAGGAGGAAAAACGCATGA